The genomic region AAATTTTGGTCTCAATATTCGTCAACAAAACACCTACCTGTGCGTCCTTTAGAATAAACTCAACCCGGCGTATTGGGATGGAGGCATGTACAGGAACATATGCTGCACCAGTCTTACTAACTGCCAAAAGAGCTACCAGCATTTCTATTGACCTT from Echinicola jeungdonensis harbors:
- a CDS encoding AMP-binding protein, which translates into the protein RSIEMLVALLAVSKTGAAYVPVHASIPIRRVEFILKDAQVGVLLTNIETKILDNFELSIIRLTENSKFKMGSFQTPTLKLTQSNLLILSIPPDQQVLQKG